One bacterium DNA window includes the following coding sequences:
- a CDS encoding cyclic nucleotide-binding domain-containing protein: MFGFLRRRAERDDPAAAAAKGDHVLAAALYRRRLADDPANALFWRKKLAEALLAAGRPFDAAEEYLAVADALAKQGKMAQVLAVYRTVLRFDADNPDVRARLAEIAGPPPAPARDEGTADAPAMTIRTKLRAFVPLFSEFDHDELAKIVEVMNVHHFRKGQDVFRQGDPGDSLYVLAQGEIALLVEGPEGKPVELERIADNGFFGELSALRPAPRNVTARCLADCEILELTRDYLEAVAIAHPRVWEILEEFQKRRQPPVGI; this comes from the coding sequence ATGTTCGGGTTCCTTCGCCGACGCGCCGAGCGGGACGATCCCGCCGCGGCGGCCGCCAAGGGGGACCACGTCCTCGCGGCCGCGCTCTACCGCCGCCGTCTGGCCGACGATCCCGCCAACGCCCTCTTCTGGCGCAAGAAGCTGGCGGAGGCGCTCCTCGCCGCCGGCCGCCCGTTCGACGCGGCCGAGGAGTACCTCGCCGTCGCCGACGCGCTGGCCAAGCAAGGAAAGATGGCGCAGGTGCTGGCCGTCTACCGCACCGTGCTGCGCTTCGACGCCGACAACCCCGACGTCCGCGCCCGCCTCGCCGAGATCGCCGGCCCGCCGCCGGCGCCGGCGCGCGACGAGGGGACGGCGGACGCGCCGGCGATGACGATCCGCACCAAGCTGCGCGCCTTCGTGCCGCTCTTCTCCGAATTCGACCACGACGAGCTGGCCAAGATCGTCGAGGTGATGAACGTCCATCACTTCCGCAAGGGGCAGGACGTCTTCCGCCAGGGGGACCCCGGCGACTCGCTCTACGTCCTCGCGCAGGGGGAGATCGCGCTGCTGGTCGAGGGGCCGGAGGGGAAGCCGGTCGAGCTGGAGCGGATCGCCGACAACGGCTTCTTCGGCGAGTTGTCGGCGCTCCGTCCCGCGCCGCGCAACGTCACCGCGCGCTGCCTCGCCGACTGCGAGATCCTCGAGCTGACGCGCGACTACCTCGAGGCGGTGGCGATCGCCCATCCCCGCGTCTGGGAGATCCTCGAGGAGTTCCAGAAGCGCCGGCAGCCGCCGGTCGGGATCTGA
- the yaeI gene encoding phosphodiesterase YaeI: MNRREFVSLLGRAAPAVAVTAALGGGYAVGVEPEWLEVRRVRIPVKGLDPALEGLRLVQLSDIHRSAWVAREFIERAVKTAVDLRPELVLLTGDYITKDATAFEPLGREIAALGAAAPLFATMGNHDYIHYYAWEKPALPRGAEFVAAMAAAAGGELLRNETRRVAVRSGAGAVDLVALDDFWAPTFDAKLPFGAGRTAGVPRIVLSHNPDSFRQVRGASFDLMLAGHTHGGQVRVPLIGPPLSPVEDRRFIAGLVAADGRLVYVNRGLGFNRRVRFGVRPEITLLELTRAA, from the coding sequence TTGAATCGCCGCGAATTCGTGTCGCTGCTGGGCCGGGCCGCCCCCGCCGTCGCGGTCACCGCCGCGCTCGGCGGAGGGTACGCCGTCGGCGTCGAGCCGGAGTGGCTCGAGGTGCGGCGCGTGCGGATTCCGGTCAAGGGGCTCGATCCGGCGCTCGAAGGTCTGCGCCTCGTCCAGCTTTCGGACATCCATCGTTCGGCGTGGGTGGCGCGGGAGTTCATCGAGCGCGCGGTCAAGACGGCCGTCGATCTCCGTCCCGAGCTGGTCCTGCTGACCGGCGACTACATCACGAAGGACGCGACCGCGTTCGAGCCGCTGGGGCGCGAGATCGCCGCGCTCGGCGCCGCCGCGCCGCTGTTCGCGACGATGGGGAACCACGACTACATCCACTACTACGCGTGGGAGAAGCCCGCGCTGCCGCGCGGCGCCGAGTTCGTCGCGGCGATGGCCGCGGCCGCCGGCGGCGAGCTGCTGCGGAACGAGACGCGCCGCGTCGCGGTCCGCTCCGGCGCCGGCGCGGTGGACCTCGTCGCGCTCGACGACTTCTGGGCGCCGACGTTCGACGCCAAGCTGCCGTTCGGCGCCGGCCGCACCGCGGGCGTGCCGCGGATCGTCCTCTCCCACAACCCGGACAGCTTCCGCCAGGTGCGCGGCGCCTCGTTCGATCTGATGCTCGCCGGGCACACGCACGGCGGGCAGGTCCGCGTGCCGCTGATCGGGCCGCCGCTCAGCCCGGTGGAGGACCGGCGCTTCATCGCCGGCCTCGTCGCCGCGGACGGACGCTTGGTCTACGTGAACCGCGGCCTCGGCTTCAACCGCCGCGTGCGCTTCGGCGTGCGCCCCGAGATCACGCTGCTGGAACTGACGCGCGCGGCGTAA
- a CDS encoding ribonuclease Z (member of metallo-beta-lactamase family; the purified enzyme from Escherichia coli forms dimeric zinc phosphodiesterase; in Bacillus subtilis this protein is a 3'-tRNA processing endoribonuclease and is essential while in Escherichia coli it is not; associates with two zinc ions) — MKRTFQLACPNGPFGDPLLVVRPRLSARLLLFDCGDATALGPRQLLAASDVFLSHGHVDHVFGLGHLLRLRLGRCDRPLRIHGPAGTAARVAAHLAGYCWNLVDAYPLDLEVREWNGATLERRRFPAAGGFEPALVELRRAASPATFVEDDEMVVEALALDHGGIASLAFRAREKAAYNIDPAALAARGLPTGPWLARVKEALRRGDPPTTPIATPDGGAAPLGELRDALVIVSPGDSLVYAADAAPTEATAEGLAAFARGARRLVVEAHFLEEDAELARRNAHLTARLAGEIARQAGVAAASPIHFSTRYDDRANEVLDEFRAAAAPVPVEELPRLPAPLPEDAA, encoded by the coding sequence GTGAAACGGACCTTCCAACTCGCCTGCCCCAACGGCCCGTTCGGCGATCCGCTGCTCGTCGTCCGGCCGCGCCTTTCCGCGCGGCTGCTCCTCTTCGACTGCGGCGACGCGACGGCGCTCGGCCCGCGCCAACTGCTCGCGGCGAGCGACGTCTTCCTCTCCCACGGCCACGTGGACCACGTCTTCGGGCTCGGGCACCTGCTCCGTCTGCGCCTCGGGCGCTGCGACCGCCCGCTGCGGATCCACGGTCCCGCCGGGACCGCGGCGCGCGTCGCCGCCCATCTCGCGGGGTATTGCTGGAACCTCGTGGACGCCTACCCGCTCGACCTCGAGGTGCGGGAGTGGAACGGCGCGACGCTCGAGCGGCGCCGCTTCCCCGCGGCGGGCGGCTTCGAGCCCGCGCTGGTCGAACTGCGCCGCGCCGCGTCGCCGGCGACGTTCGTCGAGGACGACGAGATGGTCGTCGAGGCGCTGGCGCTCGACCACGGCGGGATCGCCTCGCTCGCCTTCCGCGCGCGGGAGAAGGCCGCCTACAACATCGACCCCGCGGCGCTCGCCGCGCGCGGCCTGCCCACCGGCCCCTGGCTCGCGCGGGTCAAGGAGGCGCTGCGGCGCGGCGATCCGCCGACGACGCCGATCGCGACGCCGGACGGCGGCGCCGCGCCGTTGGGCGAACTGCGCGACGCCTTGGTGATCGTCTCGCCGGGCGATTCGCTCGTCTACGCCGCCGACGCGGCGCCGACCGAGGCGACCGCCGAGGGTCTCGCCGCGTTCGCGCGCGGCGCGCGCCGCCTCGTCGTCGAGGCTCATTTTCTGGAGGAGGACGCCGAGCTGGCGCGCCGCAACGCGCACCTCACGGCGCGCCTCGCCGGCGAGATCGCGCGTCAGGCCGGCGTCGCCGCCGCCTCGCCGATCCACTTCTCGACCCGCTACGACGACCGCGCCAACGAAGTCCTCGACGAGTTCCGCGCCGCGGCCGCGCCGGTCCCGGTCGAGGAATTGCCGCGGCTTCCCGCCCCGCTTCCCGAGGACGCCGCGTAG
- a CDS encoding ferredoxin, whose translation MDGKSLAETAAGIGVGSARRHIFLCAMQRKPRCASYEESAEVWNYLKGRLRELGLDGGAAARGGASCVLRSKVDCLRICRRGPIAVVYPEGTWYHSVTVEAMERIIQEHLIGGRPVKELAFAVDPLRPR comes from the coding sequence ATGGACGGCAAGTCGCTCGCGGAGACGGCCGCCGGGATCGGCGTCGGGTCGGCCCGGCGGCACATCTTCCTCTGCGCGATGCAGCGGAAGCCGCGCTGCGCGTCCTACGAAGAGAGCGCTGAGGTCTGGAACTACCTCAAGGGACGGCTGCGCGAGCTGGGGCTCGACGGCGGCGCCGCGGCGCGCGGCGGCGCCTCCTGCGTGCTGCGGAGCAAGGTCGACTGCCTGCGGATCTGCCGGCGCGGGCCGATCGCCGTCGTCTATCCGGAGGGGACGTGGTACCACTCCGTCACCGTCGAGGCGATGGAGCGGATCATCCAGGAACACCTGATCGGCGGCCGCCCGGTCAAGGAACTCGCCTTCGCCGTCGATCCGCTGCGCCCGCGGTAG